From the Juglans microcarpa x Juglans regia isolate MS1-56 chromosome 3D, Jm3101_v1.0, whole genome shotgun sequence genome, the window ACGAAGGGGCTTGTGGTGGTAGTTCATATTTCCAATATAAAGGCTTGTATCTTCACCAACTTTCCTCGCTTCCTTGATCATAGCACCCACCCTAACAAATGTGTCATCATCACACTTCATAATATACTTGGCACCCACTGTGCGAACCTGTGAAGAGCCACATgcattaacaatataaaatttatagctacaaagaacaaaatgcataatcaacttTAGGGGTTTTCCCAAAACTCACCCCATATTCGCAGGTCGCTATAGTCTTCAACACCACAAGATCATAGTTATCCATATAAGGAACTATAACTATATCCCCAAAATACTCTGCTTCTTTCCTTAGCTCCAGATTTACTTCCATTCTCCCATGCTGTCAAAATATAGATGTAAAAATCCAATATAAAGCTTATGCATTAATTGTTCCTCATTAAAGAATACATGCCCCATCCTTACCATTGCAACAAAAAAACGAGCCACAACATGTgaagatttaattaatttattctgCATCCATGACTTTCTCACAGCCATTCGCTCAGCAAAATGGTTTCCAGCAGAAAGGATGCCAATGAAAAGCTCCACATGCCCATTGGGAAGAGGTGGGGCTTTCCATTCAGTAAACATCTCAAGATGCATTTGTGGTCGGAAACTCGGATGTGATGTGGGTAAGGAAGCTGCAAACACAGAATGCACGTCGACATCCCCATTGAGAAAGAGTCCAGTGGCATCTTCAAGCACAAATCCCTACGAACATTATataagtttctttttctttaaagatgTCCTGCAATcattaaaatttgaagagataTAACAAGGGTACTCACGATGCGATAAGGGAAAGAAGTGACATGCCTCCCATCTACATTGATATGGTAACCTTCCAAGCCAGCACTGAGGGTTAAAACGAACAACTTGCCCTCTGCAAAAGGGTATGGCCAGTCTAAAGACACCTTCTTCGTCCGCCCTATCAGCCTTTTCAACCACCATGTCACCTTCGACTCTTCTGAGTGATTGTTATCATCGCGAATCCACTTTTCACATTTCACTTGCTCATCAACTTCATAGAGTTTAAAAGGATCAACAATGTAAACAATGCCAGTTTTTTCAGACAGATTTAATTATTCTTGACAAACATAAAGCTTATGCATTCTCTGAAGTTAAGAAATCAGCAAAAACAAACCGAAAATGAAATAACCACCCACCGGTTTCTTCATCCGCCCTAGACTTCCACCCCTCGCACCTCAGCGGCGAGGCCCACTGCATCCTGTAACAGGTGTTCTGCTCGATCACCGGCTTCCCACTCCAGTCCCCCTTCAACCTAGGGTTGAAATGCAGAATTCTAGGTGGGTCCTCCCCGTCCACCGTCTTTAGCCCCTGCAACTCCATCATAAACTGCGACACCATCACAGAGTCGTCCCCTTCCTTCAGTAACGCTATCTTCGGATCGTACTCCGGGTGAGCCCATCGCGGCGTCCCCACCACGGTAATGTGGGACCACAGCGTAAGCCCGCACGGGAGAACCAGGACCCGGTTCCGGTCTCGAAATTCGATCCCGGATAACGAAATGGAATGCGGGCACGACTCGGACCGGTTCTGGAGCTGGGTTTTCGCATTAAGCTCGATCTTCCCGGACTCTAGATCGTCCCAGAGCTTCTTTCCAACTACCCAGGCGCGCTTTGCCGCCTTGTGAAGCTCCAAGATATCGTCCTTACCGGTATTACCATTGAAACGATTTTCGTTCCAAACCAAGCCAGAGACTTTACTGAATACGCGCATTCGCCGTTTCGGTGTCCGGTTCCGCAGGGCGTCATCTTCGGAAAATTCTTCTCCACTCTCGAGTGGCACTTGCCCGGGCAAGGCGTCGCCGAGAAGCCCGAATTCCTCTTCGTCCAAATCCGACGGGTCCCCGGTCCGGAATACCCGGGGGATTTCGAAGCTGACGAAGAGCAAGTAAAGAAACAGAACGCCAATAAAAACTTCAAGCAATCTGAGCCGAGTCGGCGACGTCAAAGTTTCAAGCTTTGCCCGCTTCATTGTCCCTCAAAAAGGTTTCCTGTTCTTTTCCAGGAGAAAGAGGAATTCTTTGggcccccaaaaaaaaacaaaggaatcgGAGAATCAATTGGGATGGTTTTCAGGTaaaagcttcttcttcttcttcttcttcttcttcttcttcttaatgGTAACCCTAGATTTGAAGGAAGTAGAAAAGATGGATCAGATTGATTGAGAGAGCTCAGATTCACAATGAAGAAGTTACGAAAGAATATTTAAGAGTGGAAACTAGAAAAAGGGCCCTGTGTTTTGGGAAATTTCAAAAATCCTCTtccaaaaaaggaaataaaagattatttcgGACATGCACATGGACCGTCGTAAAGAAACGACACCGTCCTGCTGAATTTCCTCCCACGACGCCTGTCGTAACGGTCGGAGGCTAGAGTATTTTattggagaaaataaaatattttataaacaaaaaaaggtaTTGCAGGAATGAATGCTTTGCCTTACGAATTGGTTGGAACTTTGGTAGAAAGAGCGTGAGTAAATTGGAAGGGTTGAGACCGTTTGAAGATGGCCCATTTTGATTCCAAAGAGGTGGCAAATACACCATGAATTTGGATtcatttgaaatgaataaatattttaataataaagagatttttaaaaataaatttataaattaaatatgatacattatattgtaagattatttttattataaagtaaatataacgtatcctataaaattatatcagtttgtagatttatttttataaaatctttttgtactTAAAACACTTatctttaataaattgataCCTCAAATTGATTTAATAACATTAATTGTGTATATGTGTTTCAAATAATTCACTtcaacaattataaatattatagaatttatttgatatattatcTTTCATATTTTAAGCCTTAAAAAGAATgaacaaaaatttcaagaaaatttaaatttggcGAATTGTTCGACTGATTGGGTGGTTGGtgtttttttcctaatttaaatatttgatattaCTTGCCGTAATCTAACCATTATAACTAGGATCACAACAAGAAAGTGTCAAAAGTATAAACCTTGTTTTCTGTTGGCACATCAAAACTTTCCAAGTGATCTCAAAAAACCTAGTCATAATAAAAGCATTTGACAGAcacgtcgtcgtcgtcgtcatcatcGTCATCTATTTCTACATTTTTAAGTTCAGAATTTTCCAttcaatatatgaaaatttgttggGATAACTTATTTCTCCTTTTATTATTAAGATGATGTATTATTTGAGATTCCAACTACATCGATATCTTGAATGTTTAGTTATTCATTTGTTAGTGGGCGCTCTTCAAATTGGTCATGTGAAGACTGTCTGCATTATAGAACACGAGAAAAGAAGGATAGGGCTATATAAGAAACTGAAGAATTGACCGGGACCGACTCAGACCTGTCGGACGAGCTCGGAACCAGCCGAAACCGGTTGAGAACCGGTCGGCGGGTGGTGGAATTTTATCAAAACCGGTATCGGCTGGTTTGGTATCGATTCGAACCAGAAGAAAACCGCTGAACCGGCCAACGTCTTaaaccttttatatatatatatatataatacattctAAAACAACGTTGTTTCACTTAAATAGATGAAATGGCGTCGTTTTGTTATACAGTTTAaaacaaggaaataaaataaaataaaaaataaaagagagagagagagagagaacggcaCAAAATGGCACCGTTTGTGCCTAGGGTTTAAACAACTCTCCTCTTAGTCTCTTCTAATTTCGAGCGTCCCCTTACTCCCTCAGCACTCCTCCCATCCCCTCCAGCGTCCGCAGCAGCGCAACCCTCCTCTCAATCTCCACTCTCCAGCGGTAGTGGCATCAACGATAGCAGCCCAGCTTCCACTCCAATCTCTACTCTCCAGCATCCGCAGCCCTCCTCCAGTCTCCACTCTCCACAGGCAGAGGCAACGGCATCGGCATCGCAGCGATAGCGGCCTAGCCTCCACAACGTCCACATCCCTCCGGCAAACGGCGCATCCCACGCCCACAGAGTTAATTGCACTTTTAGAGGCTGTAATTGAAAAATGAGGCaagagaaaatagtttttttgtttctacttttttaatatgtaaatgaaaaatatcaaataagatcgatataaatgaaaaatacatcATCTCTTTAGCTTTGACCTATAGTcgatttacaaaaaaaatgaaacagaaTGAGAAAGCGCGTTAGTTCaaagaggagaaagaagagGCATGTAAAGTAATATAGTGTTATGGAGACCGATAGTAAAGAAAAATGGCTAGGGCCAGACTAAtcttaattttagattttcttatttattacattcatatatattaatgtgaaatattttaaatagtttcatAAATGAACgacttaataaaaattatttaaaatataacacatAACATTATTGACAAAAATATATCGACGGCTTAGAAAATAACATGCATGATGATAGAaaacaactcatctcaatactatactgaaaatataatatttatttaataaaataatatttacaaataaatcaaatctcTAGTGATTTTTCTTGGAATGTTAAAGATAAATATAAGTTTGAGTTcgacttacattttaaaaaagtagtgaaTATATCCTATTAAGAATATTACGAACGAAATCAATTGAGATAATAAACAAGTTAGTCAtcactattttttataagaataatgataaggttactactctcttactattcatttactattctttttgtatttactttttatttttattttttattttacttaatggttaaggatgtaactattagtaaaattatatttttttaattttttcttaatggttaaggatgtttaaaaaatacttaaaaataaaatgataaaaaaataaaaaaaaaactccaaatacactataagtagtaaatgggtagtaagagaatagtaaccctatcactatccTTTTTATAAACATCAGGTCTGCAATCTCTCCACAACCTCTGGCAAGCATTTGGCAAATGTGAAAAGGTGAACAACACCTACAACTATGAGTAGGGGTGGCAATTCATGTTTATGGGACGTGTTTCTATTGTGTTAAGTCATAGACATTTGATTGTATGGGTCAATCTAAACACGGCCCGTTAAGCTAAACGGGTCAGACTTTTAAATCTTAACACGACTCATTTAAAAAGTGAGTTGTGTTATCTCACatgttttgacccgtttaataattaattagaaatgagTCAATATGATACAACTTATTTCAATCCGTTTGATGTAAATAGGTTAAACTAACCCGCATAACTCATTTAaactaattaacataattttacataaaagttaaaatttatatttattagttgCCACAATatgtaaaagaataaaataaaaataagactacccattaacaaaaatatcaaacatttttttagattttaacctataataaaaccaatattacaaacccaacaataacaaatatgagtataggtCAAGAATTATAATCCTAACAATAAAAGTATAAGcatattgaaaaatatcaatattacaatccaataataataaaatttaaataagttattGCGGGTTGATTTTGGATTAAGTAGGTTAACATGTTATTGACCCGTTTattatactacaagaaaatgtaGAATTTGCGGCTACTTTTATTTGTAGCAACGTAGATATTGCTGCTAAAAAGCTAATTTACTGTGAGTTATTTCTTTGAGTCGATCAGAAAAATCGCCGgaataaattacaatttttgACGGTATAATATCGCCGGTAATATTTTTGTCGCAAATAATAGGTACAACGCAATTAAGTCCTCATCATTATAAAATTGTCGCCGCTACAAATCTTTGTTACAGAGGATTTATGTCGCCGCAATTGAGTTATTCGCAGAAGATGAATTTCTTTCCGTATTTTGCTTATTACGGCAACATCTAATTCGCTGTAATAAGTCATAcacagtaaaaataaaaaaaaataaaaaaacctaaatttacTCCTCGCCTAATTTCCCTATTCTTTCAACTCCCCCCTCTCCCCCCGtgattctttctctctctctctctctctcggcttcGCACAACGGTTTTTGATTGCCTCTTGCCATTTTCTCGCCAACGCCGGTGAGTTTCTCTTTCACTATTTTAGGCTCTaccgatctctctctctaactgcCGCTCGGTTAGAAGGGGGAATCGTTTTCATAGAACCTACATGAATTGTCTTTATTACTATGATTTGGTTGAATTAGATTATGAGAAATGTTTTCCATATACAATGATGTCAAAATTGAGTCCCTATGTGTCCCTAATTTCTTGCCTAATTTCAACCTAATATATGtagttttctttataatttgttCGATAATGTCTGTAGTgatcatataattttgtttatatgaGATCATAATCACATTCGGAAGAGACCTAAGACTAGATAGTTTGTTGGTATTTTGGGACTGCTTCTCATGTCTTTGGACTAGAAAACCCAACAATAAGAATGTCCTATAGGTTTAGGAAGCCATAAATTACTTCGTCCTTACAAAGTGATGTAAAAAAACTGAAAGACAGTGCAATTCCTTTCAATAATCCAGCACAGAATTAGCAAGATTATGCACGTATATGTAATAAAAGCAATTGGAATCCACATAACTATCACCATGTCAATTATCACCTTCATGGTCATTATGTCAATTGAAAAAAACAAGGCTGAAGGTTTagaccatatttttttttttctattttagcaCTTAATAGCCCATATGCCCCCACAAAATTACAGTGTGAAGTCTAGTCTTTTTAGGATATAGCACAAACATATACATGGTTAACACTTTTCCTAGATCATTATAGCTAGATCACACAcatgaaaagttaaaatctaaaCCTCCTGTAAATATCTCAACTTATTCGTCCTgctgatttttaaaatttacttaAACAAGACGAGACAAGTGTGCATGGAAAGCGAAGAAatcaaaatatcacaaaattaCTAACACAAAGCTTAATTGTAAGCCAtctttgtcaattgcttggttTCACTATCCTTTCACAGGGATCTCGATTCGCTCGATGTTCTATATGATAATGTTCCAAGCATGGTTGTTTCTTGTGGTAATACCCTAGAACccagaaataaaaattaaagggcGCCATGCATGGATGGTtgctatatctatatataacaatatcacAAATATTTGTGATGAGATTCATATTCCGAACGTATGATTCATATTGGGCCATTAATTCTGTCTATTATTTGGGCAGCCTCAAAATATTGTCAATGATAGATTGTTTGCTCAAGCATATTATTATCTagctcttttgttttctttttttttttttagtagattTTTGCCATTTAGTTTCTATATGGTGTAATTGTTGATCAGTAGATtccaaattattatatatcaatgttttgaataccgtaccggacgtcgtaccggtcaaggcactggaacgaaatatttcggtaccggtaccgtttcgggatagcatttcgggatagtcgatatatgaataaattatatataaatacatatatatatatataaattataaatagtctagtctaaatttggggttaaaaaataagcttgtggtttgaaaaaatgaaaaaaaaaaaaaaaaaaacacagtccGAAATATCgcccggtacaggccgaaattcaggccggtatcggccggtacgaccggtatTTTGACCGGTACGGAataggtatagtacctgtactggccagacggccgaaacgaaaaatttcgaccgtatcgaccggtacggtacgaaatttaaaacactgttATATATGCTACTTTGGCAACAATAAGAAAAATCCGTTAACTAAAAGTCAAATCATTCCGCAAAAGATGGGAGGAGGAAAATTTGATATTGTTTAAGTCTAAGACCATAATTAAATGGCAGAGATGGTGAAGAAACAAAGTCTAACCTCTTCTTTGAGCAATGACATCTACCATAATTGTAGGGATATATCTAGGATAGGTATAACTTGCCCATGAAAATTACCTTAATCATAAGTAGTGAGGATTGAAGTGAATTACCTTAATAGGAGGATGAAGAGGAATGATCTAACATCAAGAgcagagttggagttggagttggaattACCTTAATCAGGTtctaattaacaaaataaaagtacCCTCTTGACACCCTTTCTTACCACTTATCGTCATACCTAAAAGTACCAAACATTTTGCCTATTATTGCACACtcctaataatatatatgctcATAAGTTTAAGTACATATACCTGTTTGCACCCGGACATGGTAGCCACAACCCTCTCACTAAACAACTTTTCCCTTACTTTACCGAATTCTACATGGCATTGTGCTGATTTTTTCCCTTACTAAACAATTTGTCTATCTCTACTTCTTTCTAGATGGACAAGAGTTGGATACAAATCACTGATAGATTTGGATCTAGGGAATATGCTAAAGACGTTAAGGAGTTCATTACCTTGGCCCGATCTCAGGCTACCAGTGAGGAAGTTTGTTGCCCATGTGTCTTGTgttcaaataattatttcctacTTATAAGATAGGTAGAGAGACACTTGTTCATTAAAGGTATTGAGAAGAATTTACACGACGTGGATTTTCCATGGCGAGGAAGATTTAATCATAagtgataatgatgatgatgatctacATGATCctaaagaagatgatgattacaTTGATGACGTTGATGTTATGTTACGAGATATTTAGGCATGGAGATTTCCTGATGTTTTCATAACTGAGTCATTCCATGCTGAGGGTTCGTCATCGGTCGATACTAAATCATTGCCAACTTTCAACCTGTTGTTGGCTAATTCCTAGCGTCCTCTTTATGAAGGTTGTATAAAGTATTCTAAACTATCATTCACTGTCAAGTTGATGCACATCAAAACACTTGGTGGTTGAAGT encodes:
- the LOC121254776 gene encoding hydroxyproline O-galactosyltransferase GALT4-like, whose product is MKRAKLETLTSPTRLRLLEVFIGVLFLYLLFVSFEIPRVFRTGDPSDLDEEEFGLLGDALPGQVPLESGEEFSEDDALRNRTPKRRMRVFSKVSGLVWNENRFNGNTGKDDILELHKAAKRAWVVGKKLWDDLESGKIELNAKTQLQNRSESCPHSISLSGIEFRDRNRVLVLPCGLTLWSHITVVGTPRWAHPEYDPKIALLKEGDDSVMVSQFMMELQGLKTVDGEDPPRILHFNPRLKGDWSGKPVIEQNTCYRMQWASPLRCEGWKSRADEETVDEQVKCEKWIRDDNNHSEESKVTWWLKRLIGRTKKVSLDWPYPFAEGKLFVLTLSAGLEGYHINVDGRHVTSFPYRIGFVLEDATGLFLNGDVDVHSVFAASLPTSHPSFRPQMHLEMFTEWKAPPLPNGHVELFIGILSAGNHFAERMAVRKSWMQNKLIKSSHVVARFFVAMHGRMEVNLELRKEAEYFGDIVIVPYMDNYDLVVLKTIATCEYGVRTVGAKYIMKCDDDTFVRVGAMIKEARKVGEDTSLYIGNMNYHHKPLRHGKWAVTYEEWPEEDYPPYANGPGYILSFDISQFIISEFEKQKLRLFKMEDVSVGMWVEQFNNSRPVQYVHSLKFCQFGCIEDYYTAHYQSPRQMTCLWDKLQSQRKPKCCNMR